One Cytophagales bacterium genomic window carries:
- a CDS encoding MGMT family protein, with the protein MKIKNFFEDVYQVVQLIPEGRITSYGAVAEYLGLKSSARMVGWAMNKSHSEVDVPAHRVVNRNGLLTGKHHFETPDTMKELLEKEGIIIENNRVVNFNEHFWEPKKELL; encoded by the coding sequence TTGAAAATAAAAAACTTCTTCGAAGATGTTTACCAGGTCGTACAACTTATTCCGGAAGGGCGGATAACCTCTTATGGTGCCGTAGCTGAATATTTAGGGCTGAAAAGCAGTGCCCGGATGGTAGGGTGGGCAATGAATAAATCGCATAGTGAAGTTGATGTGCCGGCACACAGGGTTGTAAACAGAAATGGTTTGTTAACGGGCAAGCATCATTTTGAAACACCTGATACAATGAAGGAATTGCTTGAAAAAGAAGGAATAATAATAGAAAACAACCGGGTAGTAAATTTTAATGAACACTTTTGGGAGCCTAAAAAAGAATTATTGTGA